GTAGCTAGACACTTTCAAGCCCAAAATAAAGGGTTTCAGCGATACGGAAAGAATTTGTCCTGCACCCGACTCCGGAAAGCATCAATTCGCAATCCTCCATGTACCTAAGGGCTACAACTGCCCGCTGGGCCAATGCTTTAGCCTACAAAGTGACGGGAGACGAGGACAACGCCCGAAAATTACTGACTGAATTGAGAGACCAGTATCTGGCAGGCGTTCGGAGGTTCAATTTTAACAACTATAACGAAAGCCAACTTGCAATAACCTATGCCGCATTGGGAGATGAGGATAAGTCCGCGGAGATTTTCGACGAATTGCTGCAAGGTCAGACTGGAGGAAGACCAGACTATAAACTGGATATTGAAGTCGACCGGGCCATTGCCATGGCTTGGCTGGGGAAGAAGGACGAAGCGGTTGCGGAACTGGACCGCCTCATCAAGGAGCCCTCCATGCTCAATGTCCACTTCATGCGTCACTGCCTGGACTTCTGGCCCTTGCGAGACCATCCCGGCTTCCAGGCCATCCTCAATGACCCGGCGAATAGCCAACCTTTGCCCCCGGATAAGCTATAGCTTAAGCTTCTTTAAATGATACCTATTTTAACATCACTCCTGATAGTCGCTGAATACCGCGTTGCGGTAACAGGATGGCTGACGCCAACAGGAAACCATTCAAATCCTGTTATCCTTCCCAGAAGGATATCCTGTTCCCGTGAAACGGGATCCAGTGCGCGCAACGAACGTTGTTAGGCTTTTAATAGAACATGCCCGAAGAAAAACATAGACCATCAGATTCAGAGGATAAGCCTCCTTTAGGCCTCGCCGCCTTCTGGGCCGAGCTGAAGCGCCGCAAGGTTATGCGGGTGGCGATTACCTATGCGGTGGTGGCGTGGTTGGTGATACAGATTGCGGTTTCCACGTTTCCCAGCCTCTATATTCCCCAGTGGGCCTTGAGTCTGGTTATCATGTGCGTGTTGTTGGGCTTCCCGGTGGCCATCATCCTGGCCTGGGCATTTGAGCTGACGCCCGATGGTATCAAGACCACCCGGCATGCCCGCGAAGAGCAGGGCGCAATACCCCTGTCTGCCGGACAACAGAAGAAACGCAACTGGATGGCGTATCTGGTAGGCGCCTTGATACCCACCCTCATCTTCGGCACCCTGGCCCTCGTCTTTTATTTCCAGGCCAAGCCTGAGCAAGAACCCCAGGAACCATTAACCAATAACTTAATAACCCAATCGACTGAAAAGTCGATTGCAGTCCTTCCCCTCGCCAACATGTCACCTGATCCGGAGAACGCCTTCTTCGCCGACGGCGTGCACGAGGATGTGCTGACCAACCTGTCCCGCATCAAGGACCTGCTGGTCATCGGCCGGACCTCGACACTTCAGTACCGGGACACGGTCAAGACCTTACAGCAGATTGGTGAAGAGCTGGGCGTGCGCTACCTGGTGGAGGGTTCAGTGCGCCGGGCCCGCAATCATGTGCTGGTGACCGTGCAGCTCATTGATGCCCAAACCGAGGGCCACCTCTGGGCCGAGAACTACAGCCGGGAGCTGGACGACATCTTCGCCATCCAGGCCGAGGTGGCCAAGGCCATTGCCGGTCAATTAAAAGCGGTCCTTTCCCCTGAGGAAATCGAGAAGATCGAATACCGGCCCACCGAAAACCAGGATGCTTACGATTTATTCCTCAAGTATCGATTGTCCTGGAAAACCACCCGATTCGACCTGGAGGAAAAGATCCCTTTATTAGAGAAAGCGGTGGCCCTGGACCCCGCCTTTGGAGAGGCCTGGGCCAATCTGGCGGCCGACTATCTCGTCAGGTCCCAAAGGTCCCGAAGAAATCCTGCTGATTCGTTGAACAAGGCTCACGAAGCGTTGGCGAAAACCCAGACTTTAATCCCCGATTCGGCCCCACTAAAATACGCTCAAGCGTGCTTTGAAGATATTGAAAACCAAAATCTGGAAGGCGCAATAAAACTGCTGCTGAACGCCTTGAGCATCGATCCTTCGGCCTACGAAGCCAAACGCTACCTTTGCAGGCTCTATTACGTCGCAGGCAGGTTGGAAGAGGCTATTTTCCTGGCGGAAACCATCCTCCGATCAGATCCCTTGGACAAGTTGACCGAGACACAACTGATGATGAATCATATCGGGCTGGGCATGTGGGATCGAGCCCGCCAGTTCTTTAATAAACATGACGAAAAAGCGGGAGCACTCCTGGTCGATTACCTGCAATACGGGAGCAGAAAGGCATTTCTTGAATACAGTGAGTATAATTCAACACCCAACCCGCGTGATTCGATCGACAATTCCTGGGTCCAAGTAATTCAGGCACTCGTGAATCGTGATCTCGATATCGCCAAATCCGGCTATGACGACTGGCAATTCAGTCGATTTCGATTCTTCCTGAACGGAGAAGGCGTATTGTCCATACGTCGGGAGCTATTGATGGCCCTCATACACTTTGAGCTGGGAGAAATGGATGAGATCACATCATTAATCGACTCGTCCAAGCGGGTAATTGAAACAGAAGATTTCGAAGATCCCCGAGGCCATGGCGAACGGGCTATTTGGTTTGCCCTTATGAATGAACCCGACCGCGTGGAACAAGAAGTCAGTCGTATTCGGGAAATAACTGCGAAGCCCTATTGGAAATACCTGAGACAGGAAGAATGCGAGATGTACATCGCCATTTGTTATCTCGTTCTTGGCAATAACGACAAGGCCCTCGAAATTCTGGAGGCTGCCAGCAATACGAAAGGCGCGGGCTTCATCAATCGCGAGCTCGACCTTTGGTTTATCTTCGACCGACTGCGGGGGAATCCACGTTTCGATGCATTATTGGAGGATTAGCAGCAAAGGTGGAGATGATGGCATTGGGCAAATGGATAGCGATGGTTTTTGTAAGGCGCGGAGGGGTTCGCTCTCCCAGAGGATTCTTGACAGACTCCATGTAATACATAGTTTTACGTCATGATAAAGAAGATCTCTAAAGTCGGAAATTCCCAGGGAGTCGTCTTTGACGCGGCATTGATGGAGATGGCGCACCTTAAGGTCGGAGATGAATTGAACGTGGAAATTCACAACGGAGGAACCATTACGCTGACTCCGATTCGTTCCCAGCCGTCCGATGAAGCAATCAAAAAGACCATCGAAAGCACGATGGAGGATTATGCGGAAACAATGAAGAAATTGTCATGAGCAAAACTCCGGAAGACTGCTTCCACCTCTCGGTGGAAATTGTCCGGGAAATTCATAGGCAAGCCATTGCGAGGTTTGGTGGTTCAGAAGGGGATCGTGATCTCAACATGCTCGAATCCGCAGTAGCCGCGCCCCAGGCCAGCTTTGGTGGAAAATCCCCATTCGCCGATTTGGCAGAAGTTGCGGCTGCCTATTTATTTTATCTGTGCAAAAACCATCCCTTTCTTGATGGAAATAAACGAACCGCTTTGGGTGCCTGTATCGTTTTTCTGCGCTTAAATGATGTCGAAACGCCGCCCGACAGCTCTCAATGGGAGGAACTGACACTAGCGGTTGCGAGCAGTGCCATTGACCGCGAGGAGACAACCAATCAACTTCGAACTCTGCTCGGATCCTGAAGGATGAATAAAGACAACAGAGACAAGCCCGTTCGGCAAGTTCCCGCCTCTGCTCGACCGCAACGGCGAGGCAAGCAGGATGATTCACCGTCATCGGACGATGTTGCCCCGCAATCGGATGGCTTGGCCCCTCGACACATCTCGGGGTGGACGGGTTTATGGACCGAGCTGACGTGTCCCTCACAGCTCATCGAGCGACGTGGGAAGCGCCGCAAGGTCATGCGGGTGGCGATCTGGGGAAATTGGAGAGCGTGGAACTTGGGAGTGAGTGAACAGACAGAACCCTTAGTTCTTTACAAATCTTACTTGCGTCTTACTTTTGAGCCCCATGAGGACTAAAGTTTCCAGCAAGGGTCAAGTTGTGATACCTAAATCGGTGAGAAACCATTATCAGTGGAAGCCGGGAACGGTGTTGAATATTGAAGAAACCGACCATGGCGTTGTGCTGAGTCCTGTCACTGATTCCTGCATTTCTCAGGATGAGGTCTTCGGCTGCCTAAAAGGGAAGGTGTCTCGGAGGGTGACGTTGAAAGAAATGGATGCCATTATTGAGGAGCTTGCCCAGAGATCGCGCGCATGATTGCCGTTGATACCAATGTGGTCGTTCGATTTTTAACAGCGGACGATGCTCAGCAGGCGAAAAAGAGCCGTACTCTGTTCAAGGATAATGAGGTCTGGTTGTCCCGAACCGTTTTTCTGGAAACCGAGTGGGTGCTTCGGGGAGCCTATAAACTCGATCGAAAGAGCGTGAACAAGGCGCTGGCGACCTTGAGTCAGATGGAGGGCGTGCAGGTAGAGAATATTTCGCAAGTAACAGAGGCATTGACCCTTCATCAATCAGGGTGGGATTTTGCGGATGCCCTTCACGTCGTCTCCTGTCCTCCTGAGGTAACCGATTTTTTTAGTTTTGATCGGCGTCTGACAAAAATGAAATGGGGAGCCCTCAGGCTAGGGATGCCATGACCGAAGATCCTCAATCAGAAACTCCCAAACCTTCCGGCCCCACTTCCTTCTGGGCCGAGCTAAAGCGCCGCAAGGTTATGCGGGTGGCGATCACCTACGCGGTGGTGGCGTGGGTGATTATGCAGGTGGCGGCGACAACGTTTGCGAGCTTCGGTATTCCGGAGTGGGCTTTCCGCTTTGTGGTGATCATGCTTTGCATTTTCTTCCCGGTCGCGGTCATTCTGGCTTGGGCGTTTGAACTGACGCCGGATGGGATCAAAACGACCAAACACGCCCGGGAAGAACAGGGCGAAGTTCCCCTATCGGAAAACCAGGAACGCAAACGAAACCGGTTCACCTTTTTATTCGGAGCTGCCGTGCCCACTCTGATCTTCGGCGCCCTGGCCATCTTCTTTTACTTCCGGGCCAACCCCCCTGTCACGCCGGATCAAGGAGAAGGCGGATCGCCCCCTGCCCTGAGCTTGTCGAATGGGCTTCAAGTCGAAGACTTGGACAAGTCCATTGCCGTCCTGCCCCTTATCAACATGAGCGCCGAGGACGACAACCGCTACTTTGCGGATGGCGTCCACGAAGACATCCTCACGGGCCTCACCGGCCTTGAGGGCTTCAAGGTGATATCACGTACGACCATGCTGCGTTATGCGGTCTCCGATCTAACCCTGTCTGAAATCGGAAAAGCCCTGAACTCCCAGTACGTAGTCGAAGGCTCGGTTCGAAAGATCGGGAATCACGTACGCATCACCATTCAGCTCATCGATGCGATTAACGATCACCATATCTGGGCCAGCAATTTTGATCGTGAACTCGTGGATGTTTTTGCCGTGCAGAGCGAGCTGGCCAAGGAGATCAGCAACTCCATTCACCTGGAGATCCAGCCCGAGACGGTTCAGGAACTTGAGGGAACCTTATCCAAAAATCCCCTGGCCTATGATCTTTATTTAAAAGCTCAGAGCATCGATAAGTCGGAAGGCGAGACGGAGGACTCCATGCGAAGGCGTCTGGACTTATTGGAGCGAGCTGTCGCAGCGGATCCAGGATTTGTCGAAGCCTGGGGTATCCTGAAACGCGATTATGACCTCATGCTTAACAAGCGTATACCCGAACGAGCCTGGTTTTATGATACACCTGAGGAGCGCAAGGAAGTGGAGAAAGACTTCAGTTCCAAATCAGCACGGGCGCTATCCAAAGCCATGATTCTGGATCCCAACAACCCGGAGGCCCTGCTTGCCAGTATCATCAATCATATCGAGCCTCAACCTCCCGAAGTGCTGGCGGAAAGAAAGGAGATCTTTGAACGTATTCTCGCCGAGCATCCTAACCATGCCATGACTTTGATTAATTATGGTTGGTGGCACATCCATATCACCCCGCGCGATCCTGAGGCCGGAAAACGATATTTCGACAAAGCACTGGAAATGGATCCATTCAACGTACGCATTCTGGAAATAGTAAAGACGTTCTATCGCATCAACGATTGGTCGACTGAATTTCTGGACGAACGGCTTGAACAGATACTGCCTCAAGACTTGGAACAGCGACGACTCAACTCCCTATCGTTATATATGCGCCTGGGTAATTTGTTCGAAGCCTTTGTCGATTCGGCGGATGAGACCTTGATGGAACAATATCGCACCAGTTTCGAAAAAATCGGAGTGGATAACTTCAATCACACCCATTCATACCATAGTAGAAAGGCAACGTTACTGGAGTATGACAACAACCTGGATGGTTTAGTGCAGATATCGAATCAGTTGCCGATTCCAGATAGTTTCTCAGAGGAGACCTGCCCTGGGGAACTCGCAGACTATTGTATGATTACTTCCACAGCCATGGTCGCACATTATATTAGGGAAGAGCCAGAAGAAGCCCGCAACTATGCCCAAAGAATCATTGCAGCTGATTTCCAAATACAGGCTATAGAAAACGTGAAAGAGAATGCGCCGTTTGTCTTAGACATTTCAGAGGTATCTCTGAGTATGGCTTATTCCATCCTGGGCAATGAGGCAAGGGCGGTAGAAATTGCTGAAAAACGATCTGCGTTAGTCACTGAAGAATCCGACGAAGATAGCTTGATACCTCCTCTTATTGCCTGGACATGGGCCGACTCGGATAAAGCCTCAAAACTATTGTTTGAATATCTGGAGAATAATCCTTCTCTAAAGTTGATCGACTATGTGGCAGCGGATTTCCTGATTTTTTATCCGCTTCTCCAGGAACCAGCGGTTAAAGATGCCTTGTTTCAGGACGGTAAATGGACCCAC
This is a stretch of genomic DNA from Verrucomicrobiota bacterium. It encodes these proteins:
- a CDS encoding tetratricopeptide repeat protein, with the protein product MPEEKHRPSDSEDKPPLGLAAFWAELKRRKVMRVAITYAVVAWLVIQIAVSTFPSLYIPQWALSLVIMCVLLGFPVAIILAWAFELTPDGIKTTRHAREEQGAIPLSAGQQKKRNWMAYLVGALIPTLIFGTLALVFYFQAKPEQEPQEPLTNNLITQSTEKSIAVLPLANMSPDPENAFFADGVHEDVLTNLSRIKDLLVIGRTSTLQYRDTVKTLQQIGEELGVRYLVEGSVRRARNHVLVTVQLIDAQTEGHLWAENYSRELDDIFAIQAEVAKAIAGQLKAVLSPEEIEKIEYRPTENQDAYDLFLKYRLSWKTTRFDLEEKIPLLEKAVALDPAFGEAWANLAADYLVRSQRSRRNPADSLNKAHEALAKTQTLIPDSAPLKYAQACFEDIENQNLEGAIKLLLNALSIDPSAYEAKRYLCRLYYVAGRLEEAIFLAETILRSDPLDKLTETQLMMNHIGLGMWDRARQFFNKHDEKAGALLVDYLQYGSRKAFLEYSEYNSTPNPRDSIDNSWVQVIQALVNRDLDIAKSGYDDWQFSRFRFFLNGEGVLSIRRELLMALIHFELGEMDEITSLIDSSKRVIETEDFEDPRGHGERAIWFALMNEPDRVEQEVSRIREITAKPYWKYLRQEECEMYIAICYLVLGNNDKALEILEAASNTKGAGFINRELDLWFIFDRLRGNPRFDALLED
- a CDS encoding type II toxin-antitoxin system death-on-curing family toxin; this translates as MSKTPEDCFHLSVEIVREIHRQAIARFGGSEGDRDLNMLESAVAAPQASFGGKSPFADLAEVAAAYLFYLCKNHPFLDGNKRTALGACIVFLRLNDVETPPDSSQWEELTLAVASSAIDREETTNQLRTLLGS
- a CDS encoding AbrB/MazE/SpoVT family DNA-binding domain-containing protein, producing MRTKVSSKGQVVIPKSVRNHYQWKPGTVLNIEETDHGVVLSPVTDSCISQDEVFGCLKGKVSRRVTLKEMDAIIEELAQRSRA
- a CDS encoding type II toxin-antitoxin system VapC family toxin, with amino-acid sequence MIAVDTNVVVRFLTADDAQQAKKSRTLFKDNEVWLSRTVFLETEWVLRGAYKLDRKSVNKALATLSQMEGVQVENISQVTEALTLHQSGWDFADALHVVSCPPEVTDFFSFDRRLTKMKWGALRLGMP